CCTCCGGATACAAGATTGGATTTTCACCGAGGGTGGTCAATTCTTCAAATGTTTCGCACTTTATTCCTTCCAAGATGTGGCAAAGCCCCAAATACAAACCACGAATGCACATTTGATGCCAGCAGTTTCACGAAGGCAATTTTTGCAGTTGAGGTTCAAGCTTAGAGCAcgagtatatatatgtatgtacaaaAGTTGTTAAAATTTTAACAAATACATTACATTATGATCacataatttcaaaaaaaaaaaatttataagaattaaaattttaaatccaTCAAATTAAAATCCTCAAGTTACGTCAAGATGTAAGATTTAAGATTCAATGTGTTTGTTCACCCAAAAACTAAAACCAAACAAcaagtatatatttttaaattcatgGCTTGAGATTGGAtgaaataagaatagaaaagTAATTTTAATATTCCTCAAAAAAAAGGGAATCTCTGGAGATCTGtgcaataataatatataaaatcagcTGTTTAAATAAATATACGAGTTCTTCTTTAAAATTTCTAGGATTACTAATTTTCTAAcatttcttttttgtttattgAAACAGACAAAAACGGTTTGCAGTCTTTCAAAAAAACAATTTCACTTATCAAATCTTCATTATAATCAGCTTCTTTATAAgttcaaaaacaaaattaaaaaaagtaagTGAAAACACTAAACACCAAAACTAAAAAATCAAACTTGATTAGTTTGGATTTAAAACACTTTTATTATAAATTTCTATTTTCAATACTTTGAACCCAAAATTACAAAATAACATACTCAATgtaatttcttaaaatttgatCCACAACGAATAGAGTACAATGCATATTTTATCTCTCTTCAGaaatagaaatattattttctatagATCCTTGACTCAAGTACTAAAACcccaaaataaacttaataAAACCTTCTTAATTGTACTATATGTTCGTTGAGTATAATTTTTACTATAAGCGAAATTTTAATTCACATGAAAGAGTTATGCACTCTCTAAGGATGGTGCAAGAGGGGAATACTAGTcgtaaaacatttattttagaCTTTCAAATTTTTACAATCCCAAAAAATTTGTATGGTTagttttataattttacttttgCTTAAAAGATATTGAAGTTTGTAGAAACaaattataaagaaagaaaaattgccTATTTTTTAAACTATAGAAATATTTCAGATTTTGAATTAAtcattcaaatttttatattaataaatattaattaaagtcTTATATGACAAAATCTAAGACAAATTATTACAAATATATGGCGAAAATCTTATTAAATTGAATTAaaccataacaatataaataaaaatattactataaTATGTTTGTTATAAACTTAACAACTTTacatcttataaaatatgatacaGATGTAAAAACAAAAGGTGATTATAAACTTTTTGCATATATGTGTCTATATTATATATGCATAAATATTGAGTCGTCATTAACAAGCCAAATGAAAAACAATATTTTCTATGACAATGATTTTTGAACGGTTAACcaaaattattagtttaaagaaataaataacatGGAGAATTACTACTATAATATTTgaacaaaattaaattaatatttgactcaaatacataaaagaaaaaaaaatctattaggGCCATAGTGACTATAGTACATAAATATATTGTCTCATTTTGTACATCCATAATTTCGAAAAGGACTTGTTCTCATGTCTCACCCACATCTTGTCCAAATAAAGACATCACTCCTTCCCACGTTAAATCCAAATTTCTGAGTGACCGCCTAACCTTTTCATACatattttgtttatttcttACGTCtactcatattatattataaaataaaattggaataaaaatatttatagtaataataaaaaattatactattatgtaggaataaatttatgtataacgattttttcattattaaccACTATAAAATCATTCATTCGCTATTATTATATACTTCCTTTATCGATGTAATTTAACTTGATATAatgttaaaaaagaaaaataatcttttaaaaCTTGTGGACTAAAATtaggtatatatatttttgtggttataaattattttattaaggtaaaataaatattattaagttAAAAtgttactaaatatagaaatatgtttttatttttttgattggactaaaaagaaaagtctgtcgaataaattaaaacaacaaaattataattatgatgtCAAGAGAGTTTCGACTAATTTTAGATTACGtacaatataaaaatttaaacatGAGACTTCATAATTTTCAACTATTATATTTACAAATATACTAAACTCTTAGATGtcattattaattattaatcacTGCATAAAATTATGTTGAATATCTCCGTTTTAATTTTAAACTattcaataaaatttaatttaaatttaaaaattaattaattgtctCTTGAGATGAGAAATGATGGTTGTTATGTATTGTTTtacaatatattatattatattattttaatgaatagaTTGTATTATTCTCTATCGTAACATAATGTCACAcatcaataatttaaattataaactttaaaaaaaagtacATGATAGAgttgttataaaaaaatataattaataaataataaataataaataaaaataaaataaaataacgaTATGGAGTAATCcgacataattttttttgtctaaagagacatttatttttaaacttagtGAGCATACACTATTACTAGTGACTTGGAATTTTAGATTTGTGTATGCTTGGTCCATCCACCTGTTGTTaatacaaaccgtctatataaatactccattttcTAACTATTTTTCATTCTTTGTCGAACgccatttttctttttcttccaagaTTCACTCTTCTCTCTCTCCATTATGGGTTTCCCAGCTAACGGTTCATCACAAGAcaagccattcagcttcttgATCTATGGCCGAACCGGCTGGATTGGTGGCTTACTCGGTAAGCTCTGCGAAGCTCAAGGCATAGAATACGCATACGGGTCGGGTCGATTAGAGAATCGGAGCTCTTTAGAGTCCGACCTCGCCACCGTCAACCCGACCCACGTGTTCAACGCCGCCGGTGTCACCGGCAGGCCAAACGTTGACTGGTGCGAAACCCATAAGGTGGAGACCATCAGAGCTAATGTCGTCGGGACGCTGACGCTTGCTGATGTTTGTAGAGAGAAAGGGTTGATCCTTATCAACTATGCTACTGGGTGTATTTTCGAATACGATTCGGGTCACCCATTAGGGTCGGGCATCGGATTCAAGGAAGAGGATACTCCTAATTTCATCGGATCTTTCTATTCAAAGACTAAAGCTATGGTGAGAACTCACTGTTTACTTATATTCTCTGATCTAATTTTGTTTCTGAGATCTATTACCTAATGCATGGATCTATGGTTTTTCTGTAGTTGTTGATTATGCAAGTTTTTGTTTAATTAATGATCTAATGTGTGGATCCAT
The genomic region above belongs to Solanum dulcamara chromosome 5, daSolDulc1.2, whole genome shotgun sequence and contains:
- the LOC129889963 gene encoding bifunctional dTDP-4-dehydrorhamnose 3,5-epimerase/dTDP-4-dehydrorhamnose reductase, giving the protein MGFPANGSSQDKPFSFLIYGRTGWIGGLLGKLCEAQGIEYAYGSGRLENRSSLESDLATVNPTHVFNAAGVTGRPNVDWCETHKVETIRANVVGTLTLADVCREKGLILINYATGCIFEYDSGHPLGSGIGFKEEDTPNFIGSFYSKTKAMVEELLKNYDNVCTLRVRMPISADLTNPRNFITKITRYEKVVDIPNSMTILDELLPISIEMAKRNLTGIWNFTNPGVVSHNEILEMYRDYIDPSFSWKNFTIEEQAKVIVAPRSNNELDASKLSKEFPEMKSIKESLIENVFKPNRKTPVA